A DNA window from Vigna unguiculata cultivar IT97K-499-35 chromosome 10, ASM411807v1, whole genome shotgun sequence contains the following coding sequences:
- the LOC114167520 gene encoding TMV resistance protein N-like: MEIAAAASSSSSSSSSSFLNSEPYFIYDVFISHSGEEISRNFVSHLHNVLLQAQVQTLVDEGNLQEGMNLEEHMRAISESKIIIIVFSKTYIESTCSFLEFEKIIECHKTFGQIVLPVFYQIDPFEVCNEGYFGKALEADAQKSYSEEQLEHSLSWWVCALTIAAGINGWNVRDFRYDAELVELIASRVQTLLDYKELFITRFPVGLDSHVKKVIGCIENHSTKVCMIGIWGMGGSGKTTIAKAIYNRIYREFIGKSFIENIREACSSRGVHRLQENLLYDVLKSKFKVESVGLGRTMIENELSRKKLLIVLDDVNEFIQLQYLCGNCEWVGQGSVIIITTRDVHLLNLLEVTYVFKMDDMNENESLELFSWHAFGEAKLRKELNELAKNIVAYCGGLPLALEVLGSYLCDRTKEQWKSVFSKLKIIPNYEVLHNLRASFDGLHDDTEKEIFLDVCCFFIGKERGYVTQILNGCGLHADIGIRVLIERDLIKVEKNNKLEMHPLLRDMGREIIRQRWPVELENRSRLWFHDDVKEVLTNNTGTEAIEGLSLKLQLNSRDCFEAHAFEKMERLKLLQLDHVQLTGDYGYLSKQLRWICWKGFPSKYIQNNFHMENVIAIELKHSHLQLVWKQSQVLKWLKFLNLSHSKYLRETPDFSGLPSLEKLILKDCPSLCKVHQSIGDLCNLLLINLKDCTSLSSLPREVYKLKSLRTFILSGCFKIHIMEEDIVQMESLITLVTENTAVKQVPCSIVRSKSIGYISLRRFEGLSNSIFPSIIQYWISPTMNPESYIRPFCMDIENYYWRDLPPLHKSLANIRSVLVQCDADFQLSKQVKTILVEYGVNFTESRLSNRGLRFSLIGVGRYNEFFSTLRDSVSEGLACSESCEVSLPGDNHPYWLSHVGEGHSVCFNLPLDCDMKGMILCVVYLSTPEIVAAECLRSVLIVNYTKCTFQIHNHDTLIPFNDIDWQVIISNLGCGDRVEIFLTFGHGLMVKNTAVYLICGQSNDLEMESCPEPNENTLNNFIKKMVMCDFW; this comes from the exons ATGGAGATAGCTGctgctgcttcttcttcttcttcatcttcatcgtCATCCTTCTTAAACTCAGAACCGTATTTCATCTACGATGTGTTCATCAGCCATTCGGGAGAAGAAATAAGTAGAAATTTCGTTTCTCATCTCCATAATGTCCTTTTGCAAGCTCAAGTCCAAACTTTGGTTGATGAGGGGAATCTGCAGGAGGGAATGAACCTGGAAGAACACATGCGAGCAATATCAGAATCTAAGATCATAATAATCGTTTTCTCCAAAACATACATCGAATCTACTTGCAGTTTTCTAGAGTTCGAAAAAATCATTGAGTGCCACAAAACTTTCGGCCAAATAGTTTTGCCCGTATTTTACCAGATTGACCCATTCGAGGTATGTAACGAAGGTTATTTTGGAAAAGCTTTAGAAGCAGATGCACAGAAAAGTTATTCAGAAGAACAACTGGAGCATTCATTGTCCTGGTGGGTCTGTGCACTCACCATTGCTGCAGGTATCAATGGTTGGAATGTCAGAGATTTCAG GTATGATGCTGAACTTGTGGAACTAATTGCTAGCCGCGTTCAGACATTGTTGGATTATAAAGAGTTGTTTATTACCAGATTTCCTGTTGGATTAGACTCCCATGTGAAAAAGGTGATTGGATGTATTGAAAATCATTCCACCAAAGTCTGTATGATAGGGATTTGGGGAATGGGAGGGTCAGGGAAAACAACCATAGCCAAAGCCATCTACAATCGAATTTATCGTGAATTCATTGGTAagagttttattgaaaatattagagAAGCTTGTTCTAGTAGAGGCGTTCATCGTTTGCAAGAAAATCTTCTTTATGATGTCCTAAAATCCAAGTTTAAGGTGGAAAGTGTTGGGTTGGGAAGAACTATGATTGAGAATGAACTTTCTCGAAAAAAGTTACTCATTGTGCTTGATGATGTGaatgaatttattcaattacAATACCTATGTGGGAATTGTGAATGGGTTGGTCAAGGAAgtgtaataattattacaacCAGAGATGTACACCTACTAAACCTACTCGAAGTTACCTATGTTTTTAAAATGGATGATATGAACGAAAATGAGTCTCTTGAACTTTTTAGTTGGCATGCCTTTGGAGAAGCAAAACTAAGAAAAGAGTTGAATGAACTTGCAAAAAACATAGTTGCTTATTGTGGAGGACTACCACTGGCTCTTGAGGTTCTTGGTTCCTATTTATGTGATAGGACAAAGGAACAGTGGAAAAGTgtattttcaaaactaaaaataattccCAATTATGAAGTTCTACACAATTTGCGTGCTAGTTTTGACGGTTTACATGATGATACGGAAAAGGAAATATTTCTTGAtgtatgttgtttttttattggtAAAGAGAGAGGCTATGTCACTCAGATACTAAATGGTTGTGGACTACATGCTGATATTGGAATACGAGTTCTCATAGAACGTGATCTAATTAAAGTTGAAAAGAACAACAAACTAGAAATGCATCCTTTGTTACGAGATATGGGAAGAGAAATTATTCGTCAAAGATGGCCAGTGGAACTGGAGAACAGGAGTCGATTATGGTTTCATGATGATGTAAAAGAAGTACTGACAAACAATACT GGGACAGAAGCTATTGAAGGATTATCCCTGAAGCTGCAGTTAAATAGCAGAGATTGCTTTGAAGCTCATGCTTTCGAGAAAATGGAGAGATTAAAACTGCTACAACTGGATCATGTACAACTTACTGGAGATTACGGGTACCTTTCTAAACAACTGAGATGGATTTGTTGGAAAGGGTTTCCTTCTAAATACATTCAAAACAACTTTCACATGGAAAATGTAATTGCAATTGAATTAAAACATAGTCATCTTCAACTTGTCTGGAAACAATCCCAG GTCTTAAAGTGGTTAAAATTTCTTAATCTTAGTCACTCCAAGTACTTGAGAGAAACACCTGACTTTTCTGGATTACCAAGTCTAGAAAAACTCATTCTAAAAGATTGCCCAAGTTTGTGCAAGGTACACCAATCCATTGGAGATCTCTGCAATCTACTACTGATAAATTTGAAGGACTGCACAAGTCTAAGTAGTCTCCCCAGAGAGGTATATAAATTGAAATCTTTAAGAACTTTCATCCTCTCTGGTTGTTTCAAGATTCATATAATGGAAGAAGATATAGTGCAGATGGAGTCCTTGATAACTCTAGTTACTGAAAATACAGCTGTGAAACAAGTGCCCTGTTCAATTGTAAGGTCAAAAAGCATTGGATATATATCGCTACGTCGATTTGAAGGATTGTCGAATAGTATTTTTCCTTCTATCATTCAGTATTGGATATCACCAACAATGAATCCCGAATCTTATATTCGTCCATTTTGCATGGATATAGAGAATTATTATTGGCGTGACCTTCCACCATTGCATAAAAGCCTTGCAAATATTCGAAGTGTTTTGGTTCAATGTGATGCAGATTTTCAACTATCTAAGCAAGTAAAAACAATTCTTGTTGAATATGGAGTAAATTTTACAGAATCAAGATTGTCAAATCGTGGCTTGAGGTTTTCTTTGATTGGTGTTGGAAGGTACAATGAATTCTTCAGCACTCTCAGAGACAGCGTTTCTGAG GGATTGGCATGCAGTGAGTCTTGTGAAGTTTCTCTTCCAGGTGACAATCATCCATATTGGTTGTCTCATGTGGGTGAGGGACATTCAGTTTGTTTCAATCTACCTCTGGATTGTGACATGAAGGGAAtgattttgtgtgttgtttatttatcaacCCCTGAAATCGTGGCAGCTGAATGTCTTAGAAGTGTCTTAATTGTTAATTACACAAAGTGCACATTCCAGATACACAACCATGACACACTAATTCCCTTTAATGATATAGATTGGCAGgttataatatcaaatttaggATGTGGAGACAGAGTGGAGATTTTTTTGACTTTTGGTCATGGATTGATGGTCAAGAACACAGCTGTTTATCTTATATGTGGCCAATCAAATGACTTGGAAATGGAGTCTTGTCCTGAGCCAAATGAAAATaccttaaataatttcattaagaaAATGGTGATGTGTGACTTCTGGTAA
- the LOC114167412 gene encoding BTB/POZ domain-containing protein At5g48800 translates to MDRTDKQQLSLVKGTRQRYSEWIFRDVPSDITIEVNGGSFSLHKFPLVSRSGRIRRIVAEHRGDDISRFELLNLPGGAECFELAAKFCYGINFEITSTNVAQLCCVSDYLEMTEDFSKDNLGSRAEEYLESIVCKNLEMCVEVLQQCESLLPLADELKVVSRCIDAIASKACAEQIASSFSRLEYSSSGRLHMSRQAKSDGDWWIEDLSVLRIDMYQRVITAMKCRGVRPESIGASLVNYAQKELTKKSSLWNPSSQTKIDSNSTLHEKLVVETIVSLLPVEKLAVPINFLFGLLRSAVMLDCTIASRLDLERRIGSQLDVATLDDILIPSFRHAGDTLFDVDTVHRILVNFFQQDDSEDDPEDASVFESDSPRSPSQTALVKVSKLVDNYLAEIAPDANLKLSKFLVIAETLPAHARTVHDGLYRAIDIYLKAHQGLSDLDKKKLCRLIDFQKLSQEAGAHAAQNERLPLQSIVQVLYFEQLRLRNSLSCSYGEDDPKPIHQSWRISSGALSAAMSPRDNYASLRRENRELKLELARLRMRLNDLEREHACMKRDMAKSGSRKFMSSFSKKIGKLSLFGHSSSRGSTSPSRNSHRTDSKVIERTCASTE, encoded by the exons ATGGATCGTACTGACAAGCAGCAGCTATCCTTGGTCAAGGGTACAAGGCAAAGATACAGTGAATG GATTTTTCGCGATGTTCCAAGTGATATAACAATAGAAGTGAATGGCGGATCATTTTCATTGCACAAG TTTCCTCTTGTCTCCAGAAGTGGAAGAATAAGGAGGATAGTTGCAGAACACAGGGGTGATGATATCTCAAGATTTGAGCTTCTTAATCTACCAGGAGGTGCTGAATGCTTTGAGTTGGCAGCAAAATTTTGTTATGGCATTAACTTTGAGATTACATCCACAAATGTTGCTCAGCTATGCTGTGTCTCTGATTACCTTGAAATGACTGAAGACTTTTCAAAAGACAACCTTGGCTCGCGTGCTGAGGAATACCTTGAGAGTATAGTTTGCAAGAATCTTGAAATGTGTGTTGAAGTCTTGCAACAATGTGAGAGCCTGCTTCCTCTTGCTGATGAGCTAAAAGTAGTTAGCCGCTGCATTGATGCAATTGCATCAAAAGCATGTGCAGAACAAATAGCGTCTAGTTTCTCAAGATTAGAGTATAGCAGTTCAGGAAGGTTACACATGAGTAGGCAAGCCAAAAGCGATGGTGACTGGTGGATAGAAGATCTTTCTGTTCTGAGAATTGATATGTATCAAAGAGTCATAACGGCCATGAAATGCCGTGGGGTTCGGCCAGAGAGTATTGGTGCTTCCCTTGTGAATTATGCACAGAAAGAACTGACAAAGAAATCCAGCTTGTGGAATCCATCTAGCCAGACTAAGATTGATTCAAATTCCACTTTGCATGAAAAGCTTGTGGTTGAGACCATTGTTAGCCTTTTGCCTGTGGAGAAACTTGCTGTTCCAATCAATTTCCTTTTCGGGCTTCTGCGAAGTGCAGTGATGCTTGATTGTACAATTGCTTCTAGACTTGACTTGGAAAGAAGGATTGGATCACAGCTAGATGTAGCCACCcttgatgatatcttgattcCATCTTTCAGGCATGCAGGTGATACCTTGTTTGATGTTGACACAGTTCATAGAATTTTGGTAAATTTCTTTCAGCAGGATGATAGTGAAGATGATCCAGAAGATGCATCTGTTTTTGAATCTGACAGCCCTCGTTCACCCTCTCAAACTGCATTAGTCAAAGTGTCAAAACTAGTGGACAACTATCTCGCTGAAATAGCACCCGATGCAAACCTGAAACTTTCCAAGTTTTTGGTCATTGCAGAAACCTTGCCTGCACATGCCCGCACAGTTCATGATGGTTTATATCGGGCAATTGATATTTACTTGAAA GCACACCAAGGTTTATCAGATTTGGACAAGAAAAAACTATGCAGATTGATTGACTTTCAAAAGCTTTCTCAAGAAGCTGGAGCACACGCTGCGCAAAATGAGCGTCTTCCTCTACAATCAATAGTGCAAGTTCTATATTTTGAACAGCTAAGACTCAGAAATTCTTTGTCCTGCTCCTACGGGGAAGATGATCCCAAGCCAATACACCAGTCATGGCGCATAAGCAGTGGTGCACTAAGTGCAGCAATGTCTCCACGAGACAACTATGCATCACTGAGACGCGAAAACCGTGAGCTTAAACTTGAATTGGCACGTCTAAGAATGAGACTAAACGATCTGGAGAGGGAGCATGCTTGCATGAAGAGGGACATGGCCAAGTCTGGATCGCGTAAATTTATGAGTTCTTTCTCCAAAAAAATTGGTAAGCTCAGTCTTTTTGGGCATAGTTCTTCTAGAGGATCAACTTCTCCATCCAGGAATTCTCATAGAACAGATTCAAAGGTGATTGAGAGAACCTGTGCTAGCACAGAGTAG